In Musa acuminata AAA Group cultivar baxijiao chromosome BXJ2-3, Cavendish_Baxijiao_AAA, whole genome shotgun sequence, the following proteins share a genomic window:
- the LOC135584234 gene encoding uncharacterized protein LOC135584234 isoform X1 — protein MGTYELIRGDDKAAAAAEEEQNEHVLAVDHALPYPKDLEIGGKRASAPRSGDRHRLVSLDVFRGLTVALMIFVDDAGTYLPAINHSPWDGVNLADFVMPFFLFIVGVALALTYKRVSNKAMATKKAVLRAAKLFVVGLVIQGGYFHGLHNLTYGVDILSIRWTGILQRIAIAYLLAAICEIWLKSDDDVDSGHSLARRYRSQLLVALILTTIYMILLYGLYVPDWEYQIPVAGSGPKSFSVECGVRGDTGPACNAVGMIDRRIFGVRHLHRRPVYERTKQCSIDSPASGPLPPDAPSWCQAPFDPEGLLSSVMAIVTCLIGLQFGHVIVHFKDHKDRIVQWMIPSFCLLALAFSLDCFGVHMNKALYTLSYTCATAGTAGMLFTGVYVLVDVYGYRRPTLAMEWLGMHALMIYVLIGCNVFPVFIQGFYWREPQNNLLRVIGIGS, from the exons atggGGACGTACGAGCTCATCAGGGGCGACGACAAGGCGGCGGCGGCTGCGGAGGAGGAGCAAAACGAGCACGTCCTCGCCGTCGACCACGCGCTGCCGTACCCAAAGGACCTCGAAATCGGCGGAAAGAGGGCCTCCGCTCCCCGGAGCGGGGACCGGCACCGCCTCGTCTCTCTCGACGTCTTCCGGGGACTCACCGTCGCG CTCATGATCTTCGTAGACGACGCCGGAACATATCTTCCTGCTATCAACCATTCTCCTTGGGATGGTGTCAACCTTGCTGATTTTGTTATGCCATTTTTCTTGTTTATAGTTGGAGTTGCGCTTGCACTTACGTATAAG AGAGTCTCAAACAAAGCAATGGCAACCAAGAAAGCAGTCCTTCGAGCAGCGAAGCTCTTCGTTGTAGGCCTTGTTATTCAAG GTGGTTATTTCCATGGCCTTCACAATTTAACTTATGGAGTTGATATTTTGAGTATAAGATGGACCGGCATACTACAG AGAATTGCAATTGCCTACTTGTTGGCTGCAATATGTGAAATCTGGCTTAAaagtgatgatgatgttgattctGGTCACTCCTTGGCCAGGCGATACCGATCTCAATT GTTGGTGGCTTTGATCCTTACAACCATTTACATGATTCTTCTATATGGTCTATATGTTCCTGACTGGGAATACCAGATACCAGTGGCAGGATCCGGGCCCAAGTCCTTTTCA GTCGAATGTGGAGTGAGGGGTGACACAGGACCTGCCTGCAATGCTGTGGGAATGATCGATCGCCGAATCTTTGGCGTCCGACATCTTCATAGACGTCCTGTCTATGAGAGGACAAAG CAATGCAGCATAGATTCACCAGCTAGTGGCCCACTTCCACCTGATGCTCCCTCATGGTGTCAAGCTCCTTTTGATCCTGAAGGACTACTTAG TTCTGTAATGGCAATTGTGACTTGCTTGATCGGGTTGCAGTTCGGGCACGTTATAGTGCACTTTAAG GATCACAAGGATCGAATCGTGCAGTGGATGATACCTTCCTTCTGTCTTTTAGCATTGGCCTTTTCATTAGACTGCTTTG GAGTGCATATGAACAAGGCTTTGTACACCTTAAGTTATACTTGCGCCACTGCTGGGACTGCTGGGATGCTCTTCACTGGAGTATATGTGCTG GTTGATGTCTATGGCTATAGGAGGCCAACACTGGCAATGGAATGGTTGGGTATGCATGCTCTTATGATCTACGTTCTAATAGGCTGCAACGTATTTCCAGTATTCATCCAAGGATTCTACTGGAGGGAGCCTCAGAACAATCTT CTGAGGGTCATTGGAATTGGTTCTTGA
- the LOC135584234 gene encoding uncharacterized protein LOC135584234 isoform X2, with translation MLMIFVDDAGTYLPAINHSPWDGVNLADFVMPFFLFIVGVALALTYKRVSNKAMATKKAVLRAAKLFVVGLVIQGGYFHGLHNLTYGVDILSIRWTGILQRIAIAYLLAAICEIWLKSDDDVDSGHSLARRYRSQLLVALILTTIYMILLYGLYVPDWEYQIPVAGSGPKSFSVECGVRGDTGPACNAVGMIDRRIFGVRHLHRRPVYERTKQCSIDSPASGPLPPDAPSWCQAPFDPEGLLSSVMAIVTCLIGLQFGHVIVHFKDHKDRIVQWMIPSFCLLALAFSLDCFGVHMNKALYTLSYTCATAGTAGMLFTGVYVLVDVYGYRRPTLAMEWLGMHALMIYVLIGCNVFPVFIQGFYWREPQNNLLRVIGIGS, from the exons ATG CTCATGATCTTCGTAGACGACGCCGGAACATATCTTCCTGCTATCAACCATTCTCCTTGGGATGGTGTCAACCTTGCTGATTTTGTTATGCCATTTTTCTTGTTTATAGTTGGAGTTGCGCTTGCACTTACGTATAAG AGAGTCTCAAACAAAGCAATGGCAACCAAGAAAGCAGTCCTTCGAGCAGCGAAGCTCTTCGTTGTAGGCCTTGTTATTCAAG GTGGTTATTTCCATGGCCTTCACAATTTAACTTATGGAGTTGATATTTTGAGTATAAGATGGACCGGCATACTACAG AGAATTGCAATTGCCTACTTGTTGGCTGCAATATGTGAAATCTGGCTTAAaagtgatgatgatgttgattctGGTCACTCCTTGGCCAGGCGATACCGATCTCAATT GTTGGTGGCTTTGATCCTTACAACCATTTACATGATTCTTCTATATGGTCTATATGTTCCTGACTGGGAATACCAGATACCAGTGGCAGGATCCGGGCCCAAGTCCTTTTCA GTCGAATGTGGAGTGAGGGGTGACACAGGACCTGCCTGCAATGCTGTGGGAATGATCGATCGCCGAATCTTTGGCGTCCGACATCTTCATAGACGTCCTGTCTATGAGAGGACAAAG CAATGCAGCATAGATTCACCAGCTAGTGGCCCACTTCCACCTGATGCTCCCTCATGGTGTCAAGCTCCTTTTGATCCTGAAGGACTACTTAG TTCTGTAATGGCAATTGTGACTTGCTTGATCGGGTTGCAGTTCGGGCACGTTATAGTGCACTTTAAG GATCACAAGGATCGAATCGTGCAGTGGATGATACCTTCCTTCTGTCTTTTAGCATTGGCCTTTTCATTAGACTGCTTTG GAGTGCATATGAACAAGGCTTTGTACACCTTAAGTTATACTTGCGCCACTGCTGGGACTGCTGGGATGCTCTTCACTGGAGTATATGTGCTG GTTGATGTCTATGGCTATAGGAGGCCAACACTGGCAATGGAATGGTTGGGTATGCATGCTCTTATGATCTACGTTCTAATAGGCTGCAACGTATTTCCAGTATTCATCCAAGGATTCTACTGGAGGGAGCCTCAGAACAATCTT CTGAGGGTCATTGGAATTGGTTCTTGA
- the LOC135607851 gene encoding nascent polypeptide-associated complex subunit beta-like: MNVDKLMKMAGAVRTGGKGSMRRKKKAVHKTTTTDDKRLQSTLKRIGVNVIPAIEEVNIFKDDLVIQFVNPKVQASIAANTWVVSGSPQTKKFEDMLPGIINQLGPDNLENLKRLAEHLQKQSPSTATAAKQDNDDDDVPVLVPGETFEAAADESQAS, translated from the exons ATGAATGTAGATAAGCTCATGAAGATGGCTGGTGCTGTTCGCACCGGTGGAAAGGGCAGCATGCGCAG GAAGAAGAAGGCAGTTCACAAAACTACAACAACAGATGACAAGAGGCTTCAAAGCACATTGAAAAGAATAGGCGTCAATGTCATACCTGCCATAGAAGAAGTCAACATTTTCAAGGATGATCTTGTTATTCAGTTTGTTAATCCTAAGG TGCAAGCTTCTATTGCAGCCAATACATGGGTTGTTAGCGGGTCTCCTCAGACAAAGA AATTTGAAGATATGCTACCTGGCATCATTAACCAACTAG GGCCTGATAATTTGGAGAACTTGAAGAGACTTGCGGAACACTTACAGAAACAGTCACCCAGCACAGCTACTGCTGCTAAAcaggacaatgatgatgatgatgtcccTGTCCTGGTCCCTGGAGAAACATTTGAAGCAGCTGCAGATGAAAGCCAAGCTTCATAG